The following proteins come from a genomic window of Nostoc sp. TCL26-01:
- a CDS encoding type I polyketide synthase, translated as MMNFPQNGLEIAIIGMAGRFPGCSNIDEFWENLKAGVELISAFPQTKSARKIKAGGVLSNVELFDASFFDFNPREAEAIDPQHRLFLESAWEALENAGYNCQTETRPIGVYAGVGMGTYLLYNLSPHPGWIESKGFLQTLVGVDKDYLASRVSYKLNLTGPSVSIGTACSSSLVAVHLACQSLLSGECDMALAAGVAVKVPQNELTLSPDEIVSVDGHCKAFDAKADGTVGGNGIGVVVLKRLADAIADHDHIYAVIKGSAINNDGAGKVGYTAPSQEGQTKAIRTAQIMAEVEPETITYLETHGTGTALGDPIEIAAMTQAFRASTNRKNYCAIGSVKTNVGHLDAAAGIVGLIKTALALHHKLIPASLNFETPNPQIDFENSPFYVNTKLTKWNSDNSPRRAGVSSFGFGGTNAHVILEEAPPQETAVSARQHQLLVLSAKTSSALATATENLAVYLKQRPDLNLADVAYTLQVGRQAFHHRRMVVGDNLTDVIKNLESIDTETLASSDRSVVFMFTGQGSQYINMGRELYEQETTFRQECDRCFDFLQHHLQLDLRSFIYPTNSTSEQLQQTAITQPALFVIEYALAKLWMSWGVSPVAMIGHSIGEYVAACIAGVFSLEDALSLVVHRGRMMQQQPPGAMLSVSLSTQEVQAFLGNNLSLAASNAPALSVVSGTIEAIGELEQELTIKGIEYRRLHTSHAFHSSMMSAVIEPFTLAVQNIKLHPPKIPFISNVTGNWITPEAATDAHYWAQHLRQPVRFAEGISKLLENAETIFLEIGPGRTLSTLTKQQASARIIFSSLRHPQEQHSDVAFLLNTLGKLWLTGVEINWAGCYQHEKRDRLPLPTYPFERQRYWIEPPQEDNDHNQRLELTDWFYTPSWQRSSIPQPDLTTENFCWLVFVDDTSFGDALCQRLQNHYQQEVVQIKIGDRFTQISEQVYTINPQNRADYEQLFQHILLLGKTPIIAHLWSLHLYESWETSQALGLNSLLNLSYVCANRKITQPLRIAVISNDIQIVTGDEHLCPDKATVLGGCKVIPQEQPNLTCRSIDIVLPPANNLLAKNQLIDQLIKEIVADHQEDVVAYRNNYRWIQTFTALPLEKTVANKKLRKKGVYLIIGGLGGLGLGIAEYLAQTLQAKIALVGRSSLPVKSAWEAWLATHDEPDISSQKIRKLQEIEKLGSEILVLSADVADEMQMRSAVTQINAKFGEINGVIHAAGLRGGGLAQLKTPAMLAPIFQPKIQGTLVLDAIFKDVPLDFIVFWSSIAAFTGGYGNVDYVSAHTFMDRFAQSSSLPVITINWNAWKEAGMAIQLQEAYGLQSSHLEILKDGITIKEGMEAFNRILASGLSQVIVTPKNMQKTMSQYANMETIFAEKSPAKVNYPRPQLSNIYVLPRNQVEQTIADIWQEVIGIEKVGIYDNFFDLGGDSLIGVRVINKIQAELQIELPTVSIFAAPTVSQLAQLLNPEEKPQSPLLQRRSRGEMRRQIMQRDRG; from the coding sequence ATGATGAATTTCCCTCAAAATGGCTTAGAGATAGCAATTATTGGTATGGCTGGGAGGTTTCCTGGCTGTAGTAACATTGATGAATTTTGGGAAAACCTCAAAGCAGGCGTTGAGTTAATTTCAGCTTTTCCTCAGACAAAATCAGCTAGAAAAATCAAAGCTGGTGGGGTTTTGAGTAATGTGGAACTATTTGATGCCTCTTTCTTTGACTTCAACCCTAGAGAAGCGGAAGCGATAGATCCTCAACATCGGCTCTTTTTAGAATCTGCTTGGGAAGCCTTGGAGAATGCTGGCTATAACTGCCAAACAGAAACTAGACCCATAGGAGTTTATGCTGGTGTGGGTATGGGTACTTACTTGCTTTATAACTTGAGTCCCCACCCAGGCTGGATAGAATCTAAGGGCTTTTTGCAAACTTTAGTGGGTGTTGATAAAGATTATCTAGCTAGTCGTGTTTCCTACAAATTAAATCTCACAGGGCCGAGTGTCAGTATAGGTACAGCTTGTTCTAGTTCTCTAGTAGCAGTTCATCTAGCTTGTCAAAGTTTGCTGAGTGGGGAATGTGATATGGCTTTAGCGGCTGGTGTGGCAGTGAAAGTTCCCCAAAACGAATTAACTTTATCACCAGATGAGATTGTTTCAGTTGATGGACATTGCAAAGCCTTTGATGCTAAAGCTGATGGTACGGTAGGAGGTAATGGAATAGGAGTTGTAGTCTTAAAAAGATTAGCAGATGCGATCGCTGATCATGATCATATTTACGCGGTAATTAAAGGTTCAGCTATCAATAACGATGGTGCAGGGAAAGTAGGCTATACAGCACCTAGTCAAGAGGGTCAAACTAAAGCTATTCGTACGGCACAAATCATGGCTGAAGTTGAGCCAGAAACCATTACTTACCTAGAAACTCATGGTACTGGTACAGCTTTAGGTGATCCCATTGAAATTGCTGCCATGACACAAGCTTTTCGTGCTAGTACGAACAGAAAAAATTACTGTGCTATTGGTTCGGTCAAAACCAATGTGGGACATTTAGATGCAGCTGCGGGAATTGTTGGTTTAATCAAGACAGCGCTAGCCCTCCACCACAAACTCATACCCGCTAGCCTCAACTTTGAAACTCCCAACCCGCAAATTGATTTTGAGAATAGCCCGTTTTACGTCAATACAAAACTGACAAAGTGGAACAGTGACAATAGTCCTCGTAGGGCTGGTGTGAGTTCTTTTGGTTTTGGTGGTACAAACGCCCATGTCATTTTAGAAGAAGCACCACCTCAAGAGACTGCTGTTTCTGCTCGCCAACACCAGTTATTAGTGCTGTCTGCGAAAACTAGTTCGGCTTTAGCCACAGCGACAGAAAATTTAGCCGTCTACTTAAAACAGCGTCCAGACTTAAACTTAGCTGACGTTGCTTATACCTTACAAGTCGGTCGTCAAGCCTTTCATCATCGCCGGATGGTAGTGGGAGACAATCTTACAGATGTAATTAAAAACTTAGAGTCAATAGATACAGAAACCTTAGCATCTAGCGATCGCTCTGTGGTGTTTATGTTCACAGGTCAGGGATCGCAGTATATTAATATGGGCAGAGAACTCTATGAGCAAGAAACTACATTTAGGCAAGAGTGCGATCGCTGTTTTGACTTTCTCCAACATCATCTACAGCTAGACTTACGTTCGTTTATATATCCAACTAACAGCACTAGCGAACAACTACAGCAAACTGCTATTACTCAACCAGCCTTATTTGTCATTGAATACGCCTTAGCTAAATTGTGGATGTCGTGGGGAGTATCACCTGTGGCCATGATTGGTCATAGCATAGGCGAATATGTTGCCGCTTGTATTGCTGGCGTTTTCTCCCTAGAAGATGCTTTATCTCTGGTGGTGCATCGTGGACGGATGATGCAACAACAACCTCCAGGGGCGATGCTTTCTGTGAGTTTATCTACTCAAGAAGTACAAGCATTTTTAGGTAACAATCTCTCTCTCGCCGCCAGCAATGCACCTGCTTTGAGTGTGGTATCAGGCACAATAGAAGCCATAGGAGAACTAGAACAAGAATTAACAATCAAAGGGATAGAATATCGTCGGTTACATACATCTCATGCCTTCCATTCGTCAATGATGTCAGCAGTAATTGAGCCGTTTACTCTAGCAGTGCAAAACATCAAACTTCATCCTCCCAAAATCCCTTTCATTTCTAACGTTACTGGCAATTGGATAACACCAGAAGCCGCAACCGACGCTCACTATTGGGCGCAACATCTACGCCAACCCGTAAGATTTGCTGAGGGAATTAGCAAATTATTAGAAAATGCAGAAACAATTTTTCTAGAGATTGGCCCTGGACGTACCTTGAGTACATTAACTAAACAACAAGCATCAGCAAGAATCATCTTTTCCTCACTACGCCATCCTCAAGAACAACATTCTGATGTGGCATTTTTGTTAAATACTTTAGGCAAACTTTGGTTAACAGGGGTAGAGATAAATTGGGCAGGATGCTATCAGCATGAAAAACGCGATCGCCTACCATTACCAACTTATCCATTTGAGCGCCAACGTTATTGGATTGAGCCACCACAGGAAGACAATGATCACAATCAAAGATTAGAGTTAACTGATTGGTTTTATACTCCTTCTTGGCAACGTTCAAGTATACCTCAGCCAGATTTAACCACAGAGAATTTTTGTTGGTTAGTGTTTGTAGATGATACGAGTTTTGGTGATGCTTTGTGTCAGCGTTTGCAAAATCATTACCAACAGGAAGTGGTGCAAATTAAGATAGGCGATCGCTTTACTCAAATTAGTGAGCAAGTTTATACAATTAATCCGCAAAATCGTGCTGATTACGAACAATTATTCCAGCATATATTGTTACTAGGGAAAACACCGATAATTGCTCATTTATGGAGTCTTCATCTTTATGAATCTTGGGAAACATCTCAAGCATTAGGCTTAAATAGCCTACTCAATTTATCTTATGTATGTGCTAACCGAAAGATAACCCAACCTTTAAGAATTGCTGTTATATCTAATGATATCCAAATAGTTACAGGGGACGAACATCTTTGCCCAGACAAAGCTACAGTTTTAGGTGGTTGCAAAGTTATTCCCCAAGAACAGCCAAACTTAACTTGTCGTAGCATTGATATTGTGCTGCCACCAGCTAACAATTTATTAGCTAAAAATCAACTGATTGATCAACTAATTAAAGAAATTGTTGCAGATCACCAAGAAGATGTAGTTGCCTATAGAAATAACTATCGCTGGATACAAACCTTTACAGCATTGCCTTTAGAAAAAACAGTAGCCAACAAAAAACTGCGAAAAAAAGGGGTTTATCTAATTATTGGTGGACTCGGTGGTTTAGGATTAGGAATTGCCGAATATTTAGCCCAAACATTACAAGCTAAAATTGCTCTAGTTGGGCGTTCAAGCTTACCTGTAAAATCAGCATGGGAAGCATGGCTAGCAACCCATGACGAGCCAGACATCTCTAGTCAAAAGATTCGTAAACTACAAGAAATCGAAAAGCTGGGGTCAGAAATATTAGTTTTAAGTGCTGATGTTGCTGATGAAATGCAAATGCGATCGGCTGTAACTCAAATCAATGCCAAATTTGGAGAAATTAACGGTGTTATTCATGCAGCAGGATTGCGTGGTGGTGGTTTAGCGCAACTCAAAACACCAGCCATGTTAGCACCTATTTTTCAACCGAAAATTCAGGGAACATTAGTACTTGATGCTATCTTCAAAGATGTGCCATTAGACTTTATAGTTTTTTGGTCTTCCATAGCAGCTTTCACAGGTGGATATGGCAATGTAGATTATGTTTCAGCTCATACATTTATGGATAGATTCGCTCAAAGTTCATCACTTCCAGTTATCACTATTAACTGGAATGCTTGGAAAGAAGCGGGAATGGCAATACAACTCCAGGAGGCATATGGATTACAATCATCTCATCTAGAAATCCTCAAAGATGGCATCACGATTAAAGAAGGCATGGAGGCATTTAATCGCATTTTAGCAAGTGGCTTATCTCAAGTTATTGTCACTCCTAAAAATATGCAAAAAACAATGTCTCAATATGCTAATATGGAGACTATCTTTGCAGAAAAAAGTCCAGCTAAAGTCAATTATCCTCGTCCTCAACTCAGCAATATTTACGTTTTGCCCCGGAATCAAGTTGAGCAAACTATTGCCGATATTTGGCAAGAAGTTATAGGGATTGAAAAAGTCGGAATTTATGATAACTTTTTTGATTTAGGTGGTGACTCATTAATTGGTGTACGAGTTATTAACAAAATCCAGGCAGAGTTGCAGATTGAATTACCTACAGTAAGTATTTTTGCAGCCCCGACAGTAAGTCAACTAGCGCAATTATTAAATCCAGAAGAAAAACCACAATCTCCACTCCTGCAACGCCGTTCTCGTGGCGAAATGCGGAGACAAATTATGCAAAGGGATAGGGGATAG
- a CDS encoding type I polyketide synthase — translation METETNQSSDNFRDTDIAVIGMSCRFPGAKNVEEFWDNLVNGVESISQFSEENLAAFGVPKSIFNQQNYVKAKPILEDIEFFDAGFFGYNPAEAELTDPQQRIFLETAWEALEVAGYVAESYPGLIGVYAGGIFNNYSLFSINQQNYLDDHEVGNLLIANDKDYLPTRVCYKLNLKGPGINVQTACSTSLVATHLACQSLLNYEVDMALAGGIAISLPQKTGYFYQEGGILSPDGHCRAFDAKAQGTLFGSGVGIVVLKRLGEALRDGDRIQAVIKGSAINNDGSLKVSYTAPSVAGQAEVIAEALANAGLNPETIGYVEAHGTGTAMGDPVEVAALTQAFRTSTQKTAYCAIGSVKTNIGHLNAAAGIASLIKTILALKHKLIPPNLHFHEPNPQIDFAHSPFYVNDKLSAWQTNGSPRRAGVSSFGVGGTNAHIVLEEAPLPVSSEETRPWQLLVLSAKTATALDTAIANLAEYLEQHRELNLADVAYTLSIGRQTFSDRRTILCQNLDTAILALKSPDQPTLQESQQRPVIFMFSGQGTQYVNMTKELYQVEPTFRQHIDTCCQLLQPHLQLDLRQILYPSTAQTTDANAKLSQTAITQPALFVIEYALAQLWMSWGVHPVAMIGHSIGEYVAATIAGVFSLEDALALVAARGQLMQQLPPGAMLAVPLPEREVQPLLNAELSLAAVNSPNLCVISGDIAAITGLEKELSRQSIECRRLHTSHAFHSTMMEPILPSFVDRLQQLHLQAPQIPYISNLTGTWITPQQATDPDYWAKHLRQTVKFSTGLEELLHQPRQILLEVGAGKSLSTLAQRHPAKAPQQVVLSSVRHPQTPGSDVAFLLQTLGQLWLAGVAIDWSGFYTHERRYRVPLPTYPFERQPYWITPQTPVASAKKSDISDRFHVPLWKQSILTTQYRESAPTPSSYLVFLDECGLGGQLVAKLQQQNQDVITVQVGTGFDQLGDRSYSIRPQSSDDYDALIQQLLIQQQLPKTIVHLGNVTSAPLGVETGFNSLLFLAQSLGKQTLTGEHRVVVISNHLHSVVGDEILSPAKATVLGVVQVMPQEYPNFHCCSIDIVLPVDGTWQYAKLLENLLTELSIPSSEQLIAYRGVSRWVQTFEPVQLPKPQDITPRLRPGGVYLITGGLGGIGLVLAEYLAKTVQAKLILIGRSPFPSREEWEQWLATHNEENHISLQLRKIQTWEKLGAEVLVMNADVTSEPQMQTAIALGQQQFGTINGVIHAAGVPGGGVMQIKTIEEAHRVLSPKVTGTLVLANILQDIKLDFLVLCSSIATVKGVFGQVDYTAANAFLDAFAHYKTSTSSTYTVSINWDAWQQVGMAAQASRQMNRINFTSEGLSPAAGIDAFVSILGSKLSQVVVSTSDLSLTRKTANFVAPRKSVNLTQVKHPRPNLSSAYVAPRHEIEQSLVNIWQEILGVSQIGIHDNFFELGGDSLLAVRCISQVREKLRRELPINSLFTKSTVADLTTYFQRETVSAGISQREEGEL, via the coding sequence ATGGAAACAGAAACAAATCAGTCTAGCGATAATTTTAGGGATACAGACATAGCAGTTATTGGGATGTCCTGTCGTTTTCCTGGGGCAAAAAATGTAGAAGAATTCTGGGATAATTTAGTTAATGGAGTAGAGTCTATTTCACAATTTTCTGAAGAAAATCTAGCAGCTTTTGGTGTACCAAAATCAATATTTAATCAGCAAAATTATGTCAAAGCTAAACCGATTTTAGAAGATATAGAATTTTTTGATGCAGGCTTTTTTGGTTATAACCCAGCAGAAGCTGAGTTAACTGATCCTCAGCAACGGATATTTTTAGAAACTGCTTGGGAGGCTTTAGAGGTTGCTGGTTATGTGGCAGAGAGTTACCCTGGGTTAATTGGTGTTTATGCGGGGGGAATTTTTAATAATTATTCTCTATTCTCTATCAATCAGCAGAATTATTTAGATGACCATGAAGTAGGTAATTTATTAATTGCTAATGATAAAGATTATTTACCTACCAGAGTTTGTTATAAATTAAATTTAAAAGGGCCTGGTATTAACGTTCAAACTGCCTGTTCTACATCATTAGTAGCGACTCATTTAGCTTGTCAAAGTTTACTTAATTATGAAGTAGATATGGCCTTGGCAGGTGGCATTGCGATTAGTTTGCCGCAGAAAACAGGTTATTTTTATCAAGAGGGTGGTATCCTTTCTCCTGATGGTCACTGTCGCGCCTTTGATGCCAAAGCACAGGGAACACTATTTGGTAGTGGAGTCGGCATTGTCGTTTTAAAACGGTTAGGAGAAGCTTTGAGAGATGGCGATCGCATTCAGGCCGTGATCAAAGGCTCGGCTATCAATAACGATGGTTCACTCAAGGTTAGTTATACAGCTCCCAGTGTGGCAGGTCAAGCAGAGGTAATTGCTGAAGCCTTAGCAAATGCTGGGTTAAATCCTGAAACTATCGGTTATGTAGAAGCTCATGGTACGGGGACAGCGATGGGAGATCCCGTAGAAGTGGCAGCTTTGACGCAAGCTTTCCGCACTAGTACGCAAAAAACAGCTTATTGTGCTATTGGTTCAGTCAAAACTAATATTGGACATTTGAATGCAGCTGCGGGAATAGCCAGCTTAATCAAGACCATCTTAGCACTAAAGCACAAGTTGATTCCGCCCAACCTACATTTTCACGAGCCGAATCCGCAAATTGATTTTGCCCATAGCCCCTTCTACGTCAACGACAAACTCTCAGCATGGCAGACTAACGGCAGTCCCCGACGGGCGGGTGTGAGTTCTTTTGGTGTTGGTGGTACGAATGCCCACATTGTTTTAGAAGAAGCACCATTACCAGTATCCTCGGAAGAAACACGTCCTTGGCAGTTGTTAGTTCTCTCCGCGAAAACTGCCACAGCCTTAGATACAGCTATTGCCAATTTGGCTGAATATCTAGAGCAGCACAGAGAACTTAACTTGGCTGATGTTGCTTATACCTTAAGTATTGGTCGGCAAACCTTTAGCGATCGCCGCACTATATTATGTCAAAATCTGGATACAGCCATCCTAGCCCTAAAATCTCCCGATCAACCCACCCTTCAGGAATCACAACAACGTCCAGTCATCTTCATGTTCTCAGGTCAGGGTACACAATACGTCAACATGACCAAAGAACTTTACCAAGTTGAACCCACATTTCGTCAACATATTGATACCTGCTGTCAACTCCTCCAACCCCATCTGCAACTAGACTTACGCCAAATTCTCTATCCTAGTACCGCCCAAACTACAGACGCAAACGCAAAACTGTCACAAACAGCCATCACACAGCCTGCCTTATTCGTCATTGAATATGCTTTAGCTCAACTGTGGATGTCATGGGGAGTGCATCCTGTAGCTATGATTGGTCATAGCATTGGGGAATATGTAGCCGCAACTATTGCCGGGGTGTTTTCGCTAGAAGATGCCTTAGCCTTAGTAGCAGCTAGAGGGCAATTAATGCAACAATTACCGCCTGGGGCAATGTTAGCGGTTCCTCTGCCAGAAAGGGAAGTCCAACCTTTGTTGAATGCAGAACTTTCCCTCGCCGCAGTTAATAGCCCTAACTTGTGTGTAATTTCGGGAGATATCGCCGCCATCACAGGACTAGAAAAGGAGTTAAGCAGACAAAGTATTGAATGTCGCCGTTTGCATACCTCCCATGCTTTTCACTCCACCATGATGGAACCAATCTTGCCATCTTTTGTTGACCGCCTCCAACAACTGCACCTGCAAGCACCACAAATTCCCTACATCTCAAATCTTACAGGTACTTGGATTACTCCCCAACAAGCAACAGACCCTGACTACTGGGCAAAACACTTGCGGCAAACTGTAAAATTTAGCACAGGTTTAGAAGAATTATTACACCAACCAAGACAAATTTTATTGGAGGTAGGAGCAGGAAAAAGCTTGAGTACATTAGCTCAAAGACATCCAGCCAAAGCTCCCCAACAAGTTGTGCTATCTTCCGTACGTCATCCGCAAACACCCGGTTCAGATGTGGCATTTTTACTACAAACTCTGGGACAACTGTGGTTAGCTGGAGTAGCAATAGACTGGTCAGGATTTTATACTCATGAACGCCGCTATCGTGTGCCTTTACCTACCTATCCCTTCGAGCGTCAACCTTATTGGATTACACCGCAAACGCCTGTAGCATCGGCTAAAAAATCAGATATTAGCGATCGCTTCCATGTGCCTTTATGGAAACAATCTATACTAACAACTCAATATAGAGAGTCAGCACCGACACCATCAAGCTATCTAGTATTTTTAGATGAATGTGGCTTGGGTGGACAACTAGTGGCAAAACTACAACAGCAAAATCAAGATGTCATCACAGTACAAGTCGGGACAGGATTTGATCAATTAGGCGATCGCTCTTATTCTATCCGTCCTCAATCCAGTGATGATTATGATGCCCTAATCCAACAATTACTCATCCAACAGCAATTACCCAAAACAATTGTACATCTAGGGAATGTCACATCAGCGCCGCTTGGAGTGGAAACAGGATTTAATAGTCTATTATTTTTAGCTCAATCATTAGGCAAACAAACTCTCACAGGTGAGCATCGAGTGGTGGTGATTTCTAATCATCTACACTCAGTTGTTGGGGATGAAATATTATCTCCCGCCAAGGCAACTGTACTGGGAGTAGTCCAGGTAATGCCGCAAGAATACCCCAACTTTCACTGTTGCAGCATTGATATTGTCTTGCCTGTGGATGGAACTTGGCAATATGCCAAACTCCTAGAAAATCTGCTGACAGAATTAAGCATCCCATCATCTGAACAATTAATCGCCTATCGTGGTGTGTCTCGCTGGGTACAAACCTTTGAGCCAGTGCAGTTACCCAAACCACAAGATATCACACCACGCCTACGCCCAGGTGGTGTTTATCTCATCACAGGTGGACTCGGTGGTATTGGGCTAGTTTTGGCAGAATATTTAGCTAAAACAGTGCAGGCAAAGTTAATTCTCATCGGGCGTTCCCCCTTTCCCTCGCGTGAAGAGTGGGAACAATGGCTGGCTACTCATAACGAGGAAAATCACATTAGTCTCCAGTTACGGAAAATTCAAACATGGGAAAAATTGGGTGCAGAAGTTTTAGTCATGAATGCAGATGTCACTTCTGAACCACAAATGCAAACAGCGATCGCTTTAGGTCAGCAGCAATTCGGTACAATCAATGGTGTGATTCATGCCGCCGGTGTTCCTGGTGGTGGTGTGATGCAAATCAAAACCATCGAGGAGGCGCACAGGGTTCTCTCACCCAAAGTTACGGGGACATTAGTTTTAGCCAATATCTTGCAAGATATAAAACTAGATTTCCTGGTTTTATGCTCATCCATTGCCACAGTCAAAGGTGTCTTTGGGCAAGTAGACTACACCGCCGCTAACGCCTTTTTAGATGCCTTTGCCCACTACAAAACCTCTACCAGCAGCACCTACACAGTATCGATTAATTGGGATGCTTGGCAACAAGTCGGCATGGCAGCACAAGCATCTCGGCAAATGAATAGAATCAATTTTACTTCCGAGGGGTTATCACCTGCCGCAGGTATAGATGCCTTTGTGAGCATATTAGGTAGTAAGTTGTCTCAGGTTGTAGTCTCTACAAGTGATTTATCTCTAACTAGGAAAACAGCTAATTTTGTCGCCCCGCGAAAATCAGTCAATCTTACGCAAGTAAAGCACCCAAGACCAAATTTGAGTAGTGCTTATGTTGCACCACGTCATGAGATTGAGCAAAGCCTTGTAAATATCTGGCAAGAAATACTGGGTGTCTCGCAAATAGGCATTCATGATAACTTTTTTGAACTAGGGGGAGACTCATTATTAGCGGTGCGCTGCATTTCGCAAGTGCGAGAAAAACTACGCAGAGAATTACCTATCAATAGCCTATTTACAAAATCTACCGTGGCTGATTTAACAACATATTTTCAGCGAGAAACTGTGAGTGCTGGGATAAGCCAGCGAGAAGAGGGGGAATTATGA